Proteins encoded in a region of the Dreissena polymorpha isolate Duluth1 chromosome 6, UMN_Dpol_1.0, whole genome shotgun sequence genome:
- the LOC127835031 gene encoding uncharacterized protein LOC127835031 isoform X1, with translation MLDLLQNIGSEIESRCLVSKTKVDYFLLTITYEMATGGQTSSSQDAAIEDTTECVVRPCEPCVRNESSNDATVFCKECKELLCDECKKPHTIYRPGKHELVSILDMNTASVVAEMRGSDICEEHGMKIEFYCEDHDKLCCSTCVLMHRKFDHVYEIASVAEEKYQTLKKTLKIMESATDNIIADCKTSENKLNDWIANISKTIDKVDEMKHRINKLIDQKNNTAYIEASSFKAKELIRILTTQESFTNIKKEINRLSSMFISDHKTPVQMYLFAKQVEQSQKRIETSINEQVKRQIFSRTPVSYQAELSTLLENEKAIKNAIMNPLPVQTNEPAPSSSDDTSALFQELTLQQLVSMDIKQTEGDEREPFISGLDFMPDGRLIAVDNGNLKCLILNERLQLQGIPYKFKTFAHCVVCLSKYEFAVTVGNKTVCLLFVSPDNVISLITELNTTSLFASICCITRSNMVVSAIFDPRPVRMITVDGVESDFDCVEFPSKTYTFGESASTYVQCKNTLVLTDYHDNTVYMYDTVKGTSRGVTDENIQEPCGACVGPGGTVLVCSMKMNCIVHLTVDGDVIGTYPVDMMFPISLCMNSNGSILAVSNGCRSKRKLQLYKLSPAFKL, from the exons ATGCTggatttattacaaaatattggTTCGGAAATCGAAAGTAGATGTTTAGTttcgaaaacgaaagtagactATTTTCTCTTAACTATTACTTATGAAATGGCAACTGGTGGACAAACCAGTTCCAGCCAAGATGCTGCAATCGAAGATACCACCGAATGTGTTGTACGACCTTGCGAGCCCTGTGTCAGAAACGAGTCTTCAAACGACGCTACCGTGTTTTGCAAGGAGTGTAAGGAGCTACTTTGTGATGAGTGCAAAAAACCTCATACTATATATAGACCAGGAAAGCATGAACTTGTTAGTATTCTGGACATGAATACAGCATCGGTGGTCGCGGAGATGAGAGGTTCAGACATATGCGAAGAGCACGGCATGAAGATTGAGTTTTACTGTGAAGACCATGACAAGCTTTGTTGTAGTACCTGTGTGTTAATGCATCGGAAATTTGATCATGTTTATGAAATAGCAAGTGTAGCCGAAGAAAAGTATCAGACATTGAAGAAGACATTGAAAATAATGGAATCAGCTACTGACAACATTATAGCAGACTGTAAAACTTCTGAGAACAAATTGAATGATTGGATAGCAAACATTTCCAAAACAATAGATAAAGTTGATGAAATGAAACACCGTATCAACAAACTGATTGACCAAAAGAACAACACGGCCTATATTGAGGCAAGTTCATTTAAGGCTAAGGAGCTGATAAGAATACTAACAACACAAGAATCCTTTACAAATATCAAGAAAGAGATCAATCGCTTATCATCTATGTTTATATCCGATCACAAAACACCCGTGCAAatgtatttgtttgcaaaacaagTTGAACAAAGTCAGAAAAGGATCGAAACGTCCATAAATGAACAAGTAAAAAGGCAGATTTTCTCAAGGACGCCAGTGTCCTATCAGGCGGAGTTATCAACACTTCTCGAAAACGAGAAAGCTATCAAAAACGCGATTATGAATCCTCTACCTGTCCAGACAAATGAACCCG CGCCCTCCTCCTCAGACGACACATCAGCTCTATTCCAGGAGCTCACTCTTCAGCAGCTCGTGTCTATGGATATAAAACAGACCGAAGGTGATGAGAGGGAACCTTTCATCTCTGGACTGGACTTCATGCCGGACGGAAGACTGATTGCCGTAGATAATGGTAATTTAAAATGTCTCATACTGAATGAGCGACTCCAATTACAAGGAATACCGTACAAATTCAAGACTTTTGCTCATTGCGTCGTATGTTTATCAAAGTATGAGTTTGCAGTTACTGTAGGAAACAAGACCGTGTGCCTCCTGTTCGTCAGTCCGGACAATGTTATTAGCCTGATAACTGAACTAAACACTACATCACTGTTCGCCTCAATATGCTGCATCACGCGATCAAACATGGTCGTGAGTGCAATCTTTGATCCACGTCCAGTGAGAATGATAACAGTGGACGGTGTTGAGTCTGACTTTGATTGCGTGGAGTTTCCAAGTAAGACATACACGTTTGGTGAAAGTGCAAGTACGTATGTTCAGTGTAAGAACACGTTGGTACTGACTGACTACCACGATAACACAGTGTACATGTACGACACCGTGAAGGGCACGTCAAGAGGAGTAACTGATGAGAACATACAGGAACCATGCGGTGCCTGTGTTGGGCCTGGTGGCACTGTGCTAGTGTGCAGTATGAAGATGAATTGTATCGTACACCTAACTGTCGATGGTGACGTAATCGGAACTTACCCAGTGGATATGATGTTCCCAATCAGCCTGTGTATGAACAGTAATGGTTCAATCCTGGCAGTATCAAACGGCTGTAGAAGCAAAAGGAAACTGCAGCTTTACAAATTATCACCAGCATTTAAGTTGTAA
- the LOC127835031 gene encoding uncharacterized protein LOC127835031 isoform X2 → MSPAANCCSPSSSDDTSALFQELTLQQLVSMDIKQTEGDEREPFISGLDFMPDGRLIAVDNGNLKCLILNERLQLQGIPYKFKTFAHCVVCLSKYEFAVTVGNKTVCLLFVSPDNVISLITELNTTSLFASICCITRSNMVVSAIFDPRPVRMITVDGVESDFDCVEFPSKTYTFGESASTYVQCKNTLVLTDYHDNTVYMYDTVKGTSRGVTDENIQEPCGACVGPGGTVLVCSMKMNCIVHLTVDGDVIGTYPVDMMFPISLCMNSNGSILAVSNGCRSKRKLQLYKLSPAFKL, encoded by the exons ATGTCTCCGGCTGCCAATTGTTGTT CGCCCTCCTCCTCAGACGACACATCAGCTCTATTCCAGGAGCTCACTCTTCAGCAGCTCGTGTCTATGGATATAAAACAGACCGAAGGTGATGAGAGGGAACCTTTCATCTCTGGACTGGACTTCATGCCGGACGGAAGACTGATTGCCGTAGATAATGGTAATTTAAAATGTCTCATACTGAATGAGCGACTCCAATTACAAGGAATACCGTACAAATTCAAGACTTTTGCTCATTGCGTCGTATGTTTATCAAAGTATGAGTTTGCAGTTACTGTAGGAAACAAGACCGTGTGCCTCCTGTTCGTCAGTCCGGACAATGTTATTAGCCTGATAACTGAACTAAACACTACATCACTGTTCGCCTCAATATGCTGCATCACGCGATCAAACATGGTCGTGAGTGCAATCTTTGATCCACGTCCAGTGAGAATGATAACAGTGGACGGTGTTGAGTCTGACTTTGATTGCGTGGAGTTTCCAAGTAAGACATACACGTTTGGTGAAAGTGCAAGTACGTATGTTCAGTGTAAGAACACGTTGGTACTGACTGACTACCACGATAACACAGTGTACATGTACGACACCGTGAAGGGCACGTCAAGAGGAGTAACTGATGAGAACATACAGGAACCATGCGGTGCCTGTGTTGGGCCTGGTGGCACTGTGCTAGTGTGCAGTATGAAGATGAATTGTATCGTACACCTAACTGTCGATGGTGACGTAATCGGAACTTACCCAGTGGATATGATGTTCCCAATCAGCCTGTGTATGAACAGTAATGGTTCAATCCTGGCAGTATCAAACGGCTGTAGAAGCAAAAGGAAACTGCAGCTTTACAAATTATCACCAGCATTTAAGTTGTAA